One part of the Carassius gibelio isolate Cgi1373 ecotype wild population from Czech Republic chromosome B6, carGib1.2-hapl.c, whole genome shotgun sequence genome encodes these proteins:
- the LOC127960177 gene encoding immunoglobulin superfamily member 8, protein MASQWIAFIALLWESQFCVCREVTLPAGPLYRVAGFSLSLPCTVSGYEGPRTQDFEWYLYRDDAGGRQIGVVSTRDAGFPYAPFQGRVEVGEVRVERDSGDKARLIIQRLHSDDQGRYECYTPSTDTRFLGNYSSSVVVKVIPDTLLITHSRILSGQPVIEGTELQLTCAASVQSDQHTHVSVTFGVRTSRGAESQGHNLREIIAVDRELRVTPGRSGSYGKRYGDGEIAVEKRRGDGGRDQYVLKMSALAPEDSGSYFCEAAQWIRDPDGKWERIAQRTMELGNLTVQPLADTLSIRSIPEGDVSLRPGAPLHLRCQVSGVGSWKRSALLVQWMRRGPAGGGELEVVRVDPDGVVVWGDDLSRAGGGSMEKEGDGSFSLHLFSVHPSDAGLYRCAVSVNAGRKTPAPDSPATIIERSDWVTVSLKTEEVRVSASIDLPRRPLLKRGSTVTLLCNVSVDSSGASRVEVQWLQTPSLSEDRGVLLLATLSYDGLTRIYSNSSELSVDRVSTGCFRMRIFSAAEEDQGHYQCRAQVWAQDPRGGWYSTGAEAQSVSVHLYLYARVTDLLLLPLVIGVSSALFVGILIIATVTCCFMSRLARQRSRIRK, encoded by the exons AGTCCCAGTTCTGTGTTTGCCGTGAGGTCACACTTCCCGCCGGGCCGCTGTATCGGGTCGCAGGTTTCTCCCTGTCCCTTCCCTGCACCGTTTCGGGATACGAAGGCCCGCGGACGCAGGATTTTGAGTGGTATCTGTACCGGGATGATGCTGGGGGTCGACAGATCGGTGTGGTGTCCACACGGGATGCAGGCTTTCCGTACGCACCGTTCCAAGGTCGCGTGGAGGTCGGCGAGGTTCGAGTCGAGAGGGATTCGGGCGACAAAGCCAGACTGATTATCCAGAGGCTGCATTCAGACGATCAGGGCCGCTACGAGTGTTACACGCCCAGCACTGACACCCGCTTCCTAGGGAACTACAGCTCATCAGTGGTGGTCAAAG TGATTCCCGACACGCTGCTTATAACACATTCTCGCATTCTGAGCGGCCAACCTGTTATCGAAGGCACGGAGCTTCAGCTGACGTGCGCCGCGTCCGTCCAATCGGATCAGCACACTCACGTGTCCGTCACTTTCGGCGTGCGCACCAGCAGGGGGGCGGAGTCTCAGGGACACAACCTGAGAGAGATCATCGCTGTCGACCGTGAGCTGCGTGTGACGCCGGGCCGCAGCGGCTCCTACGGGAAGAGATACGGAGACGGAGAGATCGCTGTGGAGAAGCGGAGAGGAGATGGAGGCCGGGATCAGTACGTGCTGAAGATGAGCGCTCTGGCACCCGAGGATTCTGGGTCGTATTTCTGTGAAGCTGCGCAGTGGATCAGAGATCCGGATGGCAAATGGGAACGCATCGCACAGAGGACCATGGAGCTCGGGAATCTCACCGTTCAACCGCTCG CGGACACTCTGAGCATTCGCTCCATCCCGGAGGGTGATGTCTCTCTGCGTCCCGGCGCTCCGCTCCATCTCCGCTGTCAGGTGTCCGGCGTGGGCTCGTGGAAGCGCTCGGCGCTGCTGGTGCAGTGGATGCGGCGCGGGCCGGCGGGGGGCGGAGAGCTGGAGGTGGTGCGTGTGGATCCTGACGGTGTGGTGGTGTGGGGTGATGATCTCAGCAGGGCTGGAGGAGGCAGCATGGAGAAGGAGGGCGACGGGAGCTTCTCTCTACACCTGTTCTCCGTTCACCCGTCTGACGCCGGACTCTACCGCTGCGCTGTGAGCGTCAACGCCGGGAGGAAGACTCCAGCGCCGGACAGTCCAGCCACGATCATAGAGAGGTCAGACTGGGTCACTGTCAGCCTGAAGACTGAAG AGGTGCGTGTGTCTGCTAGCATTGATCTGCCGCGGCGTCCGCTCCTGAAGCGCGGCAGCACCGTCACGCTGCTCTGTAACGTCTCTGTGGACTCAAGCGGAGCGTCACGCGTCGAGGTGCAGTGGCTCCAGACGCCGTCTCTCTCTGAGGACCGCGGAGTCCTGCTCCTAGCGACTCTGAGCTACGACGGTCTGACGCGCATCTACAGCAACAGCAGCGAGCTGAGCGTGGACCGTGTGTCCACCGGCTGCTTCAGGATGAGGATCTTCTCGGCCGCTGAGGAGGATCAGGGACACTATCAGTGTCGAGCGCAGGTTTGGGCGCAGGATCCACGAGGAGGATGGTACAGCACCGGCGCTGAAGCCCAGTCTGTGAGCGTTCACCTGTACCTGTACGCACGAG TCACTGATCTGCTGCTCTTACCTCTCGTGATCGGCGTGTCTTCGGCGCTGTTCGTGGGAATCCTGATCATCGCCACTGTGACGTGCTGCTTCATGAGCAGACTGGCCAGACAGCGCTCACGCATACGCAAGTAG